A stretch of DNA from Gammaproteobacteria bacterium:
TCGCCTGCTATCCGAAGGGGGATTGGATGAATCCCCCAGTTTTTCACCGAATGGAAGCATGATTATTTACGCAACAAAAAGTAGAGGCAAGAGTGTTTTAGCTATTGTCTCCGTCGATGGCTATGTTCGACAGCGACTTTCACAAACAGGTGATGTTCGTGAACCAGCATGGTCTACATTCAAATTAAATTAATATCAAACAAATAGCAGAATCTAGGAGATTAAAATAATGAAACCACATTCAAAACTATTAGGGTTGGCTGCCCCCGCATTTATATTAATGGGCTGTAGTTCTACTGGAGAGGTGGTGGAGCCTGTTGAAGAGGTTCTTGCTCCTGTTGTTATTGAAGAGCGTGTAGAGCCGTCCGTCATAACGATGCCTGTTGAATCTATTGCTTCTGAAATAACGGAAGCCTACAGTGGTGATGAATTAGATGATCCTGATAGTATTTTGGCCGTTCGTGTGATCTATTTTGAATATGATTCCAGTGAAATTAAGGATGAATTTCATTCCGTTATTAGTGCTCATGCAGCGTACCTTATTGATAAC
This window harbors:
- the pal gene encoding peptidoglycan-associated lipoprotein Pal; protein product: MKPHSKLLGLAAPAFILMGCSSTGEVVEPVEEVLAPVVIEERVEPSVITMPVESIASEITEAYSGDELDDPDSILAVRVIYFEYDSSEIKDEFHSVISAHAAYLIDNPDAFLVLEGHADERGTREYNMALGERRANSVQNTLLLQGVSANQLEVVSYGEERPEEVGYDDKNRRVELRYQGR